One Saccharomyces kudriavzevii IFO 1802 strain IFO1802 genome assembly, chromosome: 4 genomic region harbors:
- the CCC2 gene encoding Cu(2+)-transporting P-type ATPase CCC2 (similar to Saccharomyces cerevisiae CCC2 (YDR270W); ancestral locus Anc_5.636), translating into MREVILAVHGMTCSACVNTLSTQLRALSGVTKCDISLVTNECQVAYGNGVTTDSIRETIEDCGFDCEVLRDTDIMTATTNEGLLSVQGMTCGSCVSTVTKQVERIEGVESVVVSLVTEECHVLYDPSKTTLETVRETIEDCGFDSSIIIDDVGTADITEKTVVLKITKDPHNVESPLVLSSLNERLQYLLDLGVRSMEISDELHTITLKYNINEIGIRDLLGHLRTTGYVFTVFSNLDSITQLRLLSKEDEIRFWKRNSITSTFLAITCMLLYMIVPMMAPTLLQNHIFPYKETSFIKGLFYRDIFGVILASYIQFGIGSYFYKAAWSSFKHGSGTMDTLVCVSTTCAYTFSVFSLAHSFLHPSDTGKLPRIVFDTSAMIISYISIGKYLETLAKSQTSTALSKLIQLTPSVCSIVSDVNLSETTEIPIELLQINDTVEVKPGMKIPADGVITRGESEIDESLVTGESILVHKNEGSSVIAGSINGSGHFYFEATTVGEDTKLANIIKVMKQAQLSKAPIQGYADYLASIFVPVILILALLTFFIWCVILGTSANPPIVFSSNTKADNFFICMQTATSVVIVACPCALGLATPTAIMVGTGVAAQNGVLIKGGEVLEKFNSITTFVFDKTGTLTTGFMVVRKFLKDLSGVEKLDEDEVFACIKATESISDHPVSKAIYRYCESFHRKKAFNVVLLDSEYVIGKGIISKCEVNGNTYDILIGNETLIPEEILKKSKINHNDLDQGNTVSYICVNTYVFGLFEINDEVRHDSYETVQYLQRNGYETYMITGDNSSAAKRVAEEVGISLQNVYSNVSPTGKCDLVKKIQEEEGKSKVAVVGDGINDAPALALSDLGIAISTGTEIAIEAADIVILCDNDSSTDGLRGLVNAIDISLKTFKRIKLNLFWALCYNVFMIPIAMGVLIPWGVTLHPMLAGLAMAFSSVSVVLSSLRLKKWSPPDFKSHGTLDSKSKFSIANFWSRLFSGRAAPSRQDMESQAGLMSNEESFVSN; encoded by the coding sequence ATGAGAGAGGTAATACTGGCTGTACATGGAATGACATGTAGCGCTTGTGTTAATACTCTTTCTACGCAGTTACGGGCTTTATCAGGCGTAACGAAGTGTGACATTAGCTTAGTGACTAATGAATGTCAGGTGGCATACGGTAACGGAGTGACCACAGATTCCATCAGAGAGACGATAGAGGACTGTGGGTTCGACTGCGAGGTGCTGCGGGACACGGATATCATGACTGCGACTACGAATGAAGGTTTACTGAGTGTACAGGGCATGACGTGCGGGTCTTGCGTCTCTACAGTTACTAAACAAGTGGAAAGGATCGAGGGTGTAGAATCTGTGGTGGTCTCGTTAGTCACGGAAGAATGCCATGTCCTATATGACCCATCCAAAACAACACTGGAAACCGTCAGAGAAACGATTGAAGACTGTGGGTTTGATTCTAGTATTATAATAGATGATGTTGGAACGGCTGACATAACTGAAAAAACCGTGGTCCTGAAAATAACTAAGGATCCTCATAATGTTGAGTCTCCGCTCGTACTTTCGTCGTTGAATGAAAGGCTTCAATATCTATTAGACCTAGGTGTCAGATCAATGGAAATATCCGATGAATTGCATACAATCACCCTTAAGTATAATATCAACGAAATCGGCATTAGGGACTTGCTAGGTCACCTTAGAACTACTGGCTACGTATTTACTGTGTTTTCTAATTTAGATAGTATTACCCAATTAAGACTACTATCAAAAGAGGACGAAATAAGATTCTGGAAGAGAAACTCCATAACCTCAACTTTTCTAGCCATTACATGCATGTTATTATATATGATTGTCCCCATGATGGCGCCAACACTTCTTCAGAACCACATTTTCCCCTACAAGGAAACGTCATTCATTAAAGGTCTGTTTTATAGAGATATTTTCGGCGTAATATTGGCAAGCTATATTCAGTTTGGCATCGGGTCATACTTCTATAAAGCGGCATGGTCCTCATTCAAACACGGTTCAGGGACCATGGATACACTTGTTTGCGTCTCCACCACTTGTGCATACACATTTTCTGTGTTCTCTCTAGCGCATAGTTTTCTCCATCCCTCAGATACAGGTAAATTGCCAAGGATTGTTTTCGATACGTCAGCCATGATTATTTCATATATTTCTATTGGGAAGTACCTAGAAACTTTAGCCAAATCTCAAACATCAACGGCACTTTCTAAGCTAATCCAGTTAACCCCTTCTGTGTGTTCAATTGTGTCTGATGTAAACTTAAGCGAAACCACAGAAATTCCTATAGAATTACTGCAAATAAACGATACAGTGGAGGTAAAACCGGGAATGAAAATTCCAGCAGATGGCGTCATTACAAGGGGGGAATCTGAAATCGACGAATCCTTAGTGACTGGCGAGTCCATTCTGGTACACAAGAACGAAGGTTCATCGGTTATTGCAGGTTCTATTAATGGATCCGGTCATTTCTATTTCGAAGCCACGACGGTTGGAGAGGACACCAAGTTAGCAAATATTATCAAGGTAATGAAACAGGCGCAGTTAAGTAAGGCCCCTATTCAGGGGTATGCAGACTACTTGGCTTCTATTTTCGTTCCAGTGATTTTAATCTTGGCGTTATTaactttcttcatttggTGTGTCATTCTGGGAACATCAGCTAATCCGCCCATCGTTTTCAGCTCAAATACCAAAGCcgataatttctttatctgCATGCAAACTGCTACATCTGTTGTTATCGTTGCGTGCCCGTGTGCATTGGGGCTTGCCACGCCGACTGCTATAATGGTAGGTACAGGAGTCGCAGCTCAGAATGGAGTCTTAATAAAAGGCGGAGAagtattggaaaaatttaaCAGCATAAccacttttgtttttgataaaacaGGAACTTTAACTACAGGCTTTATGGTTGTAAGGAAGTTTCTCAAAGATTTGAGTGGAGTTGAGAAATtagatgaagacgaagtGTTCGCCTGTATTAAAGCAACAGAATCCATTAGTGACCATCCAGTTTCAAAGGCCATATACCGCTACTGTGAAAGTTTTCATCGTAAGAAAGCTTTCAACGTCGTTCTCTTAGACAGCGAATATGTGATTGGAAAGGGAATTATATCAAAATGTGAAGTGAATGGAAACACTTATGACATTCTTATTGGTAATGAGACATTAATTCCcgaagaaattttaaagaaatcCAAAATTAATCACAACGATTTGGACCAAGGAAATACAGTTTCGTATATCTGCGTTAATACTTACGTGTTCGGTCTATTTGAGATTAATGATGAAGTCAGACATGACTCTTATGAAACAGTACAATATCTGCAAAGAAACGGCTATGAAACCTATATGATAACTGGTGATAATTCTTCAGCTGCAAAGAGAGTGGCTGAAGAGGTAGGTATAAGTCTTCAAAATGTTTATAGCAATGTTTCACCTACGGGCAAGTGTGATCtcgtgaaaaaaatacaagaagaagaaggaaaaagtaaagttgctgttgttggtGATGGGATTAACGACGCACCTGCCTTGGCACTAAGTGACCTTGGTATCGCAATTTCTACCGGTACAGAAATTGCCATTGAAGCGGCCGACATCGTTATACTGTGCGATAACGATTCAAGTACTGATGGATTGAGAGGGCTTGTTAATGCCATTGATATTTCACTCAAAACATTTAAAAGAATTAAGCTGAATCTATTTTGGGCACTCTGCTACAATGTATTCATGATTCCAATAGCAATGGGAGTGCTGATTCCCTGGGGTGTAACACTTCATCCAATGCTTGCCGGTTTGGCGATGGCGTTTAGTTCAGTCAGTGTCGTACTCAGTTCATTGAGGTTGAAGAAGTGGTCTCCCCCGGATTTTAAATCTCATGGAACTTTAGATTCTAAATCTAAATTCTCGATTGCGAATTTCTGGTCAAGACTTTTCTCTGGTCGGGCTGCTCCAAGTAGGCAAGACATGGAATCACAGGCTGGGTTGATGTCGAATGAAGAAAGTTTCGTAAGTAATTGA
- the GLO2 gene encoding hydroxyacylglutathione hydrolase GLO2 (similar to Saccharomyces cerevisiae GLO2 (YDR272W) and GLO4 (YOR040W); ancestral locus Anc_5.637) gives MHVKPIKMRWETGGVNYCYLLSSNKNKSWLIDPAEPLEVLPELTEDEMNSIEAIVNTHHHYDHADGNADILKFLREKNPNSKVEVIGGSKDCPKVTSIPGDLQKLHLDDLEITCIRTPCHTRDSICYYVKAPQTDEGCIFTGDTLFTAGCGRFFEGTGEEMDVALNKSILGIVGKKNWGKTKVYPGHEYTSSNVNFVRKIYPQVGENKALDKLEQFCSKHEVTAGHFTLKDEVDFNPFMRLEDPAVQKAVGDTSNSWDRAKIMDKLRAMKNRM, from the coding sequence atgcaTGTCAAACCGATCAAAATGAGATGGGAAACTGGCGGTGTCAATTACTGCTATCTTTTGTCCAGCAATAAGAATAAGTCGTGGTTAATTGATCCTGCAGAACCTCTGGAGGTTCTGCCTGAGCTGACAGAGGATGAAATGAATAGCATTGAGGCAATTGTTAACACTCATCACCATTATGATCACGCAGATGGTAACGCTGACATATTAAAGTTCCTAAGGGAAAAAAACCCAAATTCAAAGGTTGAAGTGATTGGAGGATCAAAGGATTGTCCGAAGGTTACGAGTATTCCCGGCGACCTCCAGAAGCTGCACCTGGATGACTTAGAGATTACTTGTATTAGAACGCCTTGTCATACTAGGGACTCTATTTGTTACTACGTAAAAGCCCCGCAAACAGATGAGGGATGCATTTTTACTGGTGATACACTCTTTACTGCTGGTTGTGgtagattttttgaaggtaCGGGGGAAGAAATGGATGTGGCTTTAAACAAATCCATCTTAGGAATCGTGggtaagaaaaattggGGCAAGACCAAAGTTTATCCAGGGCACGAATACACAAGTAGTAATGTTAATTTTGTCCGTAAGATTTATCCGCAAGTTGGTGAAAACAAGGCATTGGATAAATTGGAGCAATTTTGTTCCAAGCATGAAGTCACTGCAGGGCATTTCACCTTGAAGGATGAGGTAGATTTTAATCCATTCATGAGGTTAGAGGATCCAGCCGTCCAAAAAGCTGTCGGAGATACAAGCAATTCATGGGACAGAGCCAAAATAATGGACAAGTTGAGAGCAATGAAGAATCGTATGTAG
- the DON1 gene encoding Don1p (similar to Saccharomyces cerevisiae DON1 (YDR273W) and CUE5 (YOR042W); ancestral locus Anc_5.638), translating to MGKKNRKGKENNANRNSFLKVEIIKDTNPEVETPSQRCASIEAKERSPTINNPLVTKEDEKSETYKIASDYPTIGDLVSSIEKLNILKELEIAFPDIENTLIKAILIASQGLLEPAFNSLLYYSSPEENNDFALPMKSIDVQDLSKIEFPGILQYEILDDMENDVSDQEINTSATIPKIGPEQSSLAGPTEVVNMPTSKREVAESTRNLIMADERNPILSREKSALNGEEKGVNSLKGAAVKSGSRPPLGKSISMIKKKNEPSNNLFDVLDCEEGEDGEEQESENDSGNIEEVRAARVHDNTKRGSAGKLHAEEETTKIRYGGGYKSAFGADSCGLFTADGKDAKQVNSSLENKG from the coding sequence AtgggaaagaaaaatagaaagggaaaggaaaataatgCGAACAGAAATTCCTTTTTAAAGGTGGAAATTATCAAAGACACAAATCCTGAGGTAGAGACACCATCTCAACGTTGCGCAAGCATTGAGGCAAAAGAACGCAGTCCAACCATCAATAATCCATTAGTTACAAAGGAGGATGAGAAAAGTGAAACCTATAAAATTGCTTCCGATTATCCAACTATTGGTGATTTAGTTTCTTCTATCGAGAAACTGAATATTCTAAAAGAATTGGAGATAGCGTTCCCAGACATAGAAAATACGTTAATTAAAGCTATCTTGATTGCTTCCCAAGGGCTTTTGGAGCCTGCCTTCAACTCTTTACTTTATTACTCAAGTCCAGaggaaaataatgatttcgCATTACCTATGAAATCGATAGATGTGCAAGATCTCAGTAAAATCGAATTTCCAGGGATTTTACAATATGAAATATTGGATGATATGGAAAATGACGTTTCTGATCAAGAGATAAACACATCTGCAACAATTCCGAAAATTGGGCCAGAACAGAGCTCTTTGGCAGGTCCTACTGAAGTCGTTAACATGCCCAcatcaaaaagagaagTAGCAGAATCGACAAGAAATTTGATCATGGCCGATGAGCGCAATCCGATTTTGTCAAGGGAAAAGAGCGCACTCAATGGAGAAGAGAAGGGAGTGAATAGTCTAAAGGGTGCCGCTGTGAAAAGTGGCTCGAGGCCGCCGCTCGGAAAGAGCATCTCCATGattaaaaagaagaatgagCCATCAAATAACTTATTTGACGTTTTGGACTGTGAAGAAGGTGAGGATGGGGAAGAGCAAGAAAGCGAAAACGACAGCGGCAACATCGAAGAGGTGAGAGCTGCAAGGGTGCATGACAACACTAAGCGCGGCAGTGCAGGCAAACTACACGCCGAGGAAGAAACGACCAAGATCAGGTACGGTGGTGGATACAAATCTGCCTTTGGTGCTGATAGTTGTGGTTTGTTTACAGCCGATGGAAAAGATGCGAAGCAAGTCAATTCAAGCTTGGAAAACAAGGGTTAA
- the TLD1 gene encoding triglyceride-associated lipolysis regulator TLD1 (similar to Saccharomyces cerevisiae IRC23 (YOR044W) and BSC2 (YDR275W); ancestral locus Anc_5.640) encodes MLFFLKLRKFIGSSVIDQDSKRPSGKEKIMSNSRLALVIINHAFDKVVSLTWHCGILSEIRSGLMLMFSIFQLMCSLGVIILLLPIIILDAIDLFLYICRLLDYGCKLVHYKRSSLPMSAQKEEPVLGADTSMREEIIIDEEIINMLNDSSESLVNHMSAGLKYDTHSRSANKGGRLGSSSTVTFVDRRNGIGKGEGDAYYEEEDDDFLSNPNYDKISLIERSFTNRFEVACEQKAA; translated from the coding sequence atgttgttttttctgaaaCTTAGAAAATTCATAGGTTCATCTGTTATCGATCAAGACTCCAAAAGACCATcaggaaaagagaagatcATGTCAAATAGTCGATTAGCACTTGTTATCATCAATCACGCCTTTGACAAGGTCGTATCTTTGACATGGCATTGCGGGATTTTATCAGAAATAAGATCAGGACTGATGTTGATGTTCAGTATTTTCCAGTTGATGTGCTCCTTGGGTGTGATCATATTACTGTTGCCTATCATCATACTGGACGCGATTGACCTGTTCCTTTATATATGCCGGCTGCTTGATTACGGTTGTAAGCTGGTTCACTATAAGAGATCATCATTACCAATGTCGGCTCAGAAGGAGGAGCCCGTTTTGGGCGCGGACACAAGCATGAGAGAGgaaatcattattgatgaagaaataataaacatGCTGAATGATTCTTCAGAATCGTTGGTTAATCATATGTCAGCTGGTTTGAAGTATGATACTCACTCAAGAAGTGCCAACAAAGGTGGGCGTTTGGGTTCATCTAGTACAGTTACCTTCGTAGACCGAAGAAATGGTATCGGTAAGGGAGAGGGAGATGCTTACTACGAGGAGGAGGACGATGATTTCTTATCGAATCCCAACTACGATAAGATATCACTGATCGAGAGATCATTTACGAATCGTTTTGAGGTGGCTTGTGAGCAGAAAGCTGCTTGA
- the PMP3 gene encoding Pmp3p (similar to Saccharomyces cerevisiae PMP3 (YDR276C); ancestral locus Anc_5.642): MDSSKIINIVLSLFLPPVAVFLARGWGTDCIVDIILTILAWFPGMLYALYIVLQD, encoded by the coding sequence ATGGACTCTTCCAAGATCATCAACATTGTATTATCTCTATTTTTACCACCAGTCGCTGTTTTTCTAGCCCGTGGATGGGGTACTGACTGTATAGTGGATATCATTTTGACCATTCTAGCTTGGTTCCCGGGTATGTTGTATGCTTTGTACATTGTTCTACAAGATTAA
- the MTH1 gene encoding Mth1p (similar to Saccharomyces cerevisiae MTH1 (YDR277C) and STD1 (YOR047C); ancestral locus Anc_5.644): MFVSPPPATSKNQVLQRRPVDSANTSNGFTSSLQTIPENTMNSTDNVSFQSMPLSVSSSQSTTSPRRDNFVNAPPEYTDRARDEIKKRLLASSPSRRSHHSSGMHSASRRSSVDESGSLLSDNASSYQSSLFSTPSTVHTQLTNESAFSDFPNQKLVTRISLDDALPKTFYDMYSPDILLADPSNILCNGRPKFTKRELLDWDLNDIRSLLIVEKSRPEWGNQLPEVITVGNNMPQFRLQLLPLYSSDEAIIATLVHSDLYMEANLDYEFKLTSAKYTVATARKRHEHIIGRNEAIMNLSKPEWRNIIENYLLNIAVEAQCRFDFKQRCSEYKKWKLQQSNLKKPDMPPPSLIPRRNSTETKSLLKKALLKNFQLKNPNNDLDELMMRPGTASNQQGKNKVSLSKEEKATIWSQCQAQVYQRLGLDWQPDSVS, encoded by the coding sequence ATGTTTGTTTCACCACCACCAGCGACCTCAAAAAACCAGGTTTTGCAACGACGTCCAGTTGATTCAGCCAATACTAGTAACGGGTTTACAAGCTCGTTACAAACCATCCCAGAAAATACAATGAACAGCACTGACAACGTTTCGTTTCAAAGCATGCCACTATCGGTGAGTAGTTCACAATCAACAACCTCACCAAGAAGGGATAATTTCGTTAATGCTCCTCCGGAGTATACAGATAGAGCTAGAgatgaaatcaagaaaagattaCTAGCTTCCTCACCTAGCAGAAGGTCACATCATTCGAGCGGGATGCACTCAGCAAGTAGAAGATCCAGTGTAGATGAAAGTGGTAGTTTACTCTCGGATAACGCCTCGTCATATCAATCAAGTCTATTTTCCACTCCTTCTACAGTGCATACACAGCTAACCAATGAATCCGCATTCTCTGACTTCCCTAACCAAAAATTAGTGACGAGGATAAGTTTAGACGACGCCTTACCCAAAACATTTTACGACATGTACTCGCCAGATATTTTATTAGCTGATCCATCTAATATTCTTTGTAATGGCCGTCCCAAGTTTACTAAGAGGGAGCTATTGGACTGGGATTTAAACGACATAAGATCCCTCTTGATAGTCGAGAAATCAAGGCCTGAATGGGGTAATCAACTACCGGAGGTAATAACAGTGGGTAACAATATGCCCCAGTTTAGATTGCAGTTATTGCCTTTATACTCCAGCGACGAAGCCATCATTGCAACGTTGGTCCATTCGGATCTGTACATGGAAGCCAACTTGGATTATGAGTTCAAACTAACTAGCGCCAAATATACTGTGGCCACTGCCAGGAAAAGACATGAACATATAATCGGCAGAAATGAAGCTATCATGAACTTATCTAAACCAGAATGGAGGAATATTATCGAAAATTACCTTCTGAATATAGCAGTGGAGGCACAGTGTAGATTTGATTTCAAGCAAAGGTGCTCAGAGTATAAGAAATGGAAGTTACAACAGTCCAACTTGAAGAAGCCAGACATGCCACCGCCCAGTCTGATACCGCGGAGGAACAGTACGGAAACAAAAtcacttttgaagaaagccTTATTGAAGAACTTCCAGTTGAAAAATCCCAATAATGACCTCGATGAGTTGATGATGAGACCGGGCACCGCATCAAACCAACAGGGGAAGAACAAAGTAAGTTTGtctaaagaagaaaaggccACAATATGGTCGCAATGCCAGGCACAAGTTTACCAAAGATTAGGATTAGATTGGCAGCCGGACTCGGTATCCTGA
- the SKDI04G4900 gene encoding uncharacterized protein — translation MATPMRDKTWNVLDDNISTQVQLKVKRDDAAINSQLSLKDCSIKDEQMRRYQRSLGEFKHILIGLKQEEETLSETDDIQVFAEKLLRLASTIEKVESRIQELVGKIQSIVIEENADRLHEHIDATRVYYLFDTLSSTNKRFYLKDYVFDYKSTIIENIPIFLSNFRKFIKKYQFDDVFKNEIMEIDPRENEIMCTIIKDGLNERLDITGTHSTNIFKIINDLRTKYRILHGREVRFRAWEKVLVVTTCRDYKSLMDKLQKLVLKEKCIFSKCCQDCPTLRYYLQEAILGTLHGSLRNLVEQRLHNHPHDSHVDYEEFLINTVIEILID, via the coding sequence ATGGCGACCCCAATGAGGGATAAAACATGGAATGTTCTTGATGACAACATTTCTACGCAGGTTCAATTAAAAGTCAAAAGAGACGATGCTGCTATCAATAGTCAGTTATCACTAAAGGATTGTTCAATTAAGGATGAACAGATGAGACGATATCAAAGAAGCTTGGGCGAGTTTAAACATATTCTAATTGGTttgaaacaagaagaggaaacgTTATCTGAAACAGATGATATTCAGGTGTTCGCCGAAAAATTGCTAAGGCTTGCATCAACCATTGAAAAGGTTGAAAGTAGGATCCAAGAATTGGTTGGAAAAATACAGTCCATAGTAATAGAAGAGAATGCTGATAGATTACATGAACACATTGATGCTACTCGAGTTTACTATCTGTTTGATACGCTAAGCTCAACTAACAAAAGGTTCTACCTTAAGGATTATGTTTTCGATTATAAGAGTACTATTATTGAGAATATTCCTATCTTTTTGAGcaattttagaaaattcattaagaaatatcaattcgatgatgtttttaaaaatgaaatcatgGAAATTGACCCTCGTGAGAACGAAATCATGTGTACGATAATAAAAGATGGACTTAACGAACGTCTAGATATCACGGGCACACATTCAacaaacattttcaaaataatcaatGATTTAAGAACTAAATACCGAATTCTTCATGGAAGAGAAGTCAGGTTCAGGGCTTGGGAAAAAGTTCTAGTTGTCACAACATGCAGAGATTATAAATCACTAATGGAtaaacttcaaaaactggttctaaaggaaaaatgcatcttttcaaaatgctGTCAAGATTGTCCAACCCTTAGATATTATTTACAAGAAGCAATTTTGGGGACATTGCATGGATCCTTGAGAAATCTAGTTGAGCAACGTCTGCATAATCATCCACATGATTCTCATGTTGATTACGAAGAGTTCCTAATCAACACTGTTATTGAAATCCTTATTGATTGA
- the RNH202 gene encoding Rnh202p (similar to Saccharomyces cerevisiae RNH202 (YDR279W); ancestral locus Anc_5.288), with protein sequence MSTCDIGGEERLLILPDECDASKNINTFTLPPSCNIASKPRLEIFENTDGKLYEIKCFQFGKGPSYSEEEDLANDKYHYTRENNPIKSALMVNTSDSADGYIFKSSKIYFCTLYDIAFSLIGFHYKNSISADEQDYVKSSNTDEEQTAERKEHERFLTLRDYHDLLTDNHDKNWNNISLGSLKCGLAKISETIEEAGDVYYKITPAMITQYLAGKVAKVIENFPPSIPTLKHAPVEITQCHKVVIAVNLLVSLIPKAAYHNLVEFSPTTTDTFFNLHIKASFTDLEKYETTNELKNAEKELLMKSATNIGLGSNGSVSVAMKKVTKKIPQSNRTRVAIGKGAIDGFFKRK encoded by the coding sequence ATGTCAACTTGCGACATTGGAGGAGAGGAACGATTACTAATTTTGCCGGATGAATGTGATGCTTCCAAGAATATAAATACGTTTACGCTGCCGCCATCTTGCAATATTGCATCAAAACCTCGCCTTGAGATCTTCGAAAACACCGATGGGAAACTTTATGAAATTAAATGTTTCCAGTTTGGTAAGGGGCCTTCGTATTCAGAAGAGGAGGACCTGGCAAACGATAAATACCATTACACAAGGGAAAACAACCCGATTAAGTCGGCCTTGATGGTAAACACATCTGATTCCGCCGATGGTTATATTTTCAAGTCAAGCAAAATTTATTTCTGTACCTTATATGACATTGCTTTCAGTTTGATTGGATTCCACTACAAGAACAGTATTTCGGCAGATGAACAAGACTACGTAAAGTCGAGCAACACTGATGAAGAACAAACTGccgaaagaaaagaacacGAGAGGTTTCTCACACTACGTGACTATCATGATTTGCTAACGGATAATCatgacaaaaattggaaTAACATTTCATTAGGCTCTCTCAAATGTGGTCTTGCGAAGATAAGCGAAACAATTGAGGAAGCTGGTGACGTATATTACAAAATTACGCCTGCAATGATAACTCAATATTTAGCAGGGAAAGTAGCGAAAGTAATAGAAAACTTTCCTCCAAGTATTCCCACACTTAAACATGCACCAGTAGAAATAACGCAGTGCCATAAAGTCGTTATTGCTGTCAATCTTCTGGTTTCTTTGATTCCAAAGGCCGCCTACCATAATTTAGTTGAATTTTCGCCCACGACTACTGACACCTTCTTCAATCTGCATATAAAAGCTAGCTTTACAGATCTCGAAAAGTACGAAACAACCAACGAATTAAAGAATGCCGAGAAAGAATTACTAATGAAAAGTGCCACGAATATTGGTTTAGGTTCGAATGGCAGTGTTTCGGtggcaatgaaaaaagtcACAAAAAAGATACCCCAGAGCAATAGAACAAGAGTGGCCATAGGAAAAGGTGCCATTGACGGATTTTTCAAAcgtaaataa
- the RRP45 gene encoding exosome non-catalytic core subunit RRP45 (similar to Saccharomyces cerevisiae RRP45 (YDR280W); ancestral locus Anc_5.289), with protein MAKDIEISASESKFILEALRQHYRLDGRSFDQFRDVKITFGKEFGDVSVEMGNTKVHCRISCQIAQPYEDRPFEGLFVISTEISPMAGSQFENGNITGEDEVLCSRIIEKSVRRSGALDVEGLCIVAGSKCWAVRADVHFLDCDGGFIDASCIAVITGLMHFKKPDITVHGEQIIVHPINEREPVPLGILHIPICVTFSFFNPQDTEENIKGETNSEISIIDATLKEELLRDGVLTVTLNKNREVVQVSKAGGLPMDALMLMRCCHEAYAIIEKITDQILQLLKEDSEKRNKYAAMLTSENARET; from the coding sequence ATGGCTAAAGACATTGAAATATCTGCATCCGAATCCAAATTCATCTTAGAAGCTTTAAGGCAGCATTATAGACTGGACGGTCGTTCCTTTGATCAATTTCGCGATGTGAAAATAACATTTGGCAAAGAGTTTGGTGATGTCAGCGTGGAAATGGGCAACACCAAAGTCCATTGCAGAATCAGTTGCCAAATAGCACAACCATACGAAGATAGGCCATTCGAAGGCCTATTTGTAATATCTACGGAAATATCCCCGATGGCCGGATctcaatttgaaaacgGAAATATTACAGGAGAGGATGAAGTTTTATGTTCAAGAATAATTGAGAAGTCGGTCAGGCGGTCCGGCGCATTGGATGTGGAAGGACTATGTATTGTGGCTGGTAGCAAATGTTGGGCTGTGAGAGCAGATGTACATTTTCTGGATTGTGATGGCGGATTCATTGATGCTTCGTGTATTGCCGTGATAACAGGACTGATGCATTTTAAGAAACCAGATATAACGGTCCATGGCGAACAGATTATTGTTCATCCTATTAATGAAAGGGAGCCGGTTCCATTAGGCATACTACATATTCCAATTTGTGTaacgttttctttttttaacCCGCAAGACACTgaggaaaatataaaaggTGAAACGAACTCAGAAATTTCGATTATTGATGCAACATTGAAGGAAGAATTACTTCGAGATGGTGTTTTAACCGTTACACTAAACAAAAACCGTGAAGTAGTGCAAGTATCCAAAGCTGGTGGTTTACCAATGGATGCGTTAATGCTAATGAGATGTTGCCACGAAGCCTATGCCATTATCGAAAAAATAACTGACCAAATACTGCAGCTTCTAAAAGAAGACTCcgaaaagagaaacaaGTATGCTGCTATGCTTACATCTGAAAATGCGCGCGAAACCTAG